A stretch of the Filimonas lacunae genome encodes the following:
- a CDS encoding SusC/RagA family TonB-linked outer membrane protein, which translates to MKRMLQGILIPALLLLGNSLFLQAYGQNKEMPFKMALDKIGALYGTSFIYEDNLFDKEPAVRFEVPANTQREIGEVLKELLYPRNYLFLFVDKTHYTIIKSKKSTTEKLEAPAGATPQTRLVYGKITDESGKPVEGATVVADGARVATVSAGDGAYRMYIPEGINTLGISYIGKLTQHVPVGASGEANVILFSESASLSEVVVVSTGLQQLPKERATGSFSVVSSKQLEQTPTPNILQRLETQVPGLMLTMLNGDNTMAYGGNLISPDPAAKAGIYTMKVRGTSTLNADQYPLVVIDGFPAEVDLRTLNPNDVEQVTVLKDAAAASIWGIRATNGVIVIQTKKGRLNQKTGISFNSNVGWAPKSVLNNQHLLTSAQMLDFEKELVDKNLVIDYSANDFAPGISQGMSLLQRAKRGEITQDQLNQQLAALGASTNYNEFGKYFMSAPNTQSYNLSVNGGGNAYSFFTSASYAREQTNLKGSATSRITLTSNQTFKIAKVIDFSSNVRLSFVNAAYNSIGLSALVNRSLPFMPYDHVVDADGNGIGYYQKFNQAFSDKLISRGYLDYRYNYLQEQQNMDNTIKETNLTGNFSVTAPVPLVKGLTANVLYSIEKSFSNSRNFQNEYTFAARDFMNQGTSYDAGTDVATMNVPKGGILSLQQNTRNNYSLRGQLTYSGKLGYDHELNMIAGSEIRQTYDVISPDLAYGWNDYAQRRVAVPTTYASMYGYDLNAPLASGYSDQQRRFLSYFSNAAYTFKGKYTVSGSVRFDDYNNFGLDVKYRSKPFWSSGASWNVLRESFMQQAKWVSGLTLRATYGISGNIDRTAHPEATIAFGSNDYVTNYPTAFIVSPANPELRWETTSTFNIGTDFAFLNQRITGSFEYYAKHGKDLFANFNTDPTLGFSQLNRNTATLDAKGFEGSLTGNIISKKNLSWSVTVTYAYNKNTITDNRYGIPVGIANSPIGAGYIKGYPTTYLFVYRFAGLDNKGQSVVYDQKNNKVTSAQSLTDINDLKYAGTTTPKYFGSINQNLRVGNFTLGAQLTYRLGYVFLKNSVPLYVSRSTVAYSLNGDIAKRWKQAGDEAFTNVPGLGGITYTSYLRYTYSDLNVLPGGYIRLQQVSLGYNLPDNLFKKLGMKNVNVQGVVRNLGLIWRKNKEGIDPDFQVGSTGTGLRLAPTPLYSFSINANF; encoded by the coding sequence ATGAAGAGAATGTTACAGGGTATATTAATACCCGCACTACTGCTGTTGGGCAATAGCCTGTTTTTACAGGCGTATGGCCAGAATAAGGAGATGCCGTTTAAGATGGCCCTGGATAAAATAGGGGCGTTATATGGCACCAGTTTTATTTACGAAGATAACCTGTTTGACAAAGAGCCTGCGGTGCGCTTTGAAGTGCCTGCCAACACACAACGTGAGATAGGCGAAGTGTTGAAAGAACTATTGTATCCACGCAACTACCTGTTTTTGTTTGTGGATAAAACACATTACACCATTATAAAAAGCAAGAAAAGCACTACCGAAAAGCTGGAAGCGCCTGCCGGTGCCACCCCGCAAACCAGGTTGGTGTATGGCAAGATAACAGACGAAAGCGGTAAGCCTGTAGAGGGCGCTACTGTAGTGGCCGATGGCGCACGCGTAGCTACCGTGAGTGCGGGTGATGGCGCTTACCGTATGTATATTCCGGAGGGTATTAACACACTGGGCATTTCTTATATAGGCAAGCTTACACAGCATGTGCCGGTGGGCGCTTCGGGTGAAGCGAATGTGATTTTATTTTCTGAATCTGCTTCTTTAAGTGAAGTGGTGGTGGTGTCTACGGGGTTGCAGCAATTACCCAAAGAACGGGCTACAGGTTCGTTTAGTGTGGTAAGCAGCAAGCAGCTGGAGCAAACGCCTACGCCAAACATATTACAGCGTTTAGAAACGCAGGTGCCGGGGCTGATGCTCACTATGCTGAACGGGGATAATACTATGGCTTATGGTGGTAATCTGATCAGTCCTGATCCTGCGGCTAAAGCAGGCATTTATACCATGAAGGTGAGAGGTACCAGCACGCTGAATGCAGATCAATACCCGTTGGTGGTGATTGACGGGTTTCCGGCCGAGGTGGATTTGCGTACTTTAAACCCCAATGATGTGGAGCAGGTAACTGTGTTGAAAGATGCGGCTGCAGCTTCTATATGGGGCATCAGGGCTACCAATGGCGTGATTGTGATACAGACGAAGAAGGGCCGGCTGAACCAGAAAACAGGCATCAGTTTTAACTCTAACGTAGGATGGGCGCCCAAATCAGTATTGAATAATCAGCACCTGCTTACTTCGGCGCAAATGCTGGATTTTGAAAAGGAACTGGTAGATAAGAACCTGGTGATAGACTATTCTGCCAACGATTTTGCGCCGGGTATTAGCCAGGGAATGAGTTTGTTGCAGCGGGCAAAGCGTGGAGAAATAACGCAGGATCAATTAAACCAGCAACTGGCTGCTTTAGGTGCTTCTACTAATTATAATGAATTCGGGAAGTATTTTATGAGTGCGCCTAATACGCAAAGCTATAATTTGTCGGTAAACGGTGGCGGTAATGCTTATTCGTTCTTTACCTCCGCTTCTTATGCCAGGGAGCAAACAAATTTAAAAGGTTCTGCTACCAGCCGTATCACACTTACGTCTAATCAAACCTTTAAAATAGCGAAGGTCATTGACTTTAGCTCTAATGTTCGTTTGTCGTTCGTGAACGCCGCTTATAACAGCATTGGATTGAGTGCGCTGGTAAACCGTTCGTTACCTTTTATGCCTTACGATCATGTGGTAGATGCGGATGGTAATGGTATAGGTTATTACCAGAAGTTTAACCAGGCGTTTAGTGATAAGCTTATAAGCAGGGGGTATCTGGATTACCGGTACAACTACCTGCAGGAGCAACAGAATATGGACAACACGATCAAGGAAACCAACCTGACAGGTAATTTTAGTGTAACGGCTCCGGTGCCTTTGGTAAAGGGGTTAACGGCTAATGTGTTGTATTCTATAGAAAAATCGTTTAGTAATTCGCGCAATTTTCAAAACGAGTACACGTTTGCTGCCCGTGATTTTATGAACCAGGGTACTTCTTATGATGCCGGCACGGATGTGGCTACCATGAATGTGCCCAAGGGTGGTATTTTAAGTCTGCAGCAAAACACACGTAATAACTATAGTTTAAGAGGGCAGCTTACCTATTCGGGAAAGCTGGGCTATGATCATGAACTGAACATGATTGCCGGTTCGGAGATAAGACAAACGTATGATGTTATTTCCCCCGACCTGGCTTATGGCTGGAATGATTATGCGCAAAGGAGGGTGGCGGTGCCTACCACCTACGCTTCTATGTACGGCTATGATCTTAATGCGCCGTTGGCAAGCGGTTATTCCGATCAGCAAAGAAGGTTCCTGTCATATTTTTCCAATGCAGCTTATACCTTCAAAGGGAAGTATACGGTATCTGGTAGCGTGCGGTTTGATGATTACAACAACTTTGGTTTAGATGTAAAATACCGCTCAAAGCCTTTCTGGAGTTCTGGCGCCAGCTGGAACGTGCTGCGTGAAAGCTTTATGCAGCAGGCGAAGTGGGTATCCGGATTAACATTGAGGGCTACCTATGGCATTAGCGGTAATATAGATCGTACAGCGCATCCCGAAGCTACTATAGCTTTTGGAAGTAATGATTATGTAACGAATTACCCCACTGCTTTTATTGTTTCGCCCGCTAACCCGGAGTTGAGATGGGAAACAACCAGCACATTCAATATTGGAACTGATTTCGCCTTTTTAAATCAACGCATCACGGGGTCGTTTGAATATTATGCTAAACATGGTAAAGACCTGTTTGCCAATTTTAATACCGATCCTACGCTGGGTTTCAGTCAGCTGAACAGGAACACTGCCACGCTGGATGCCAAAGGTTTTGAAGGCTCTTTAACCGGTAATATTATCAGTAAGAAAAACCTGTCGTGGAGTGTTACTGTAACCTATGCCTATAACAAAAATACTATCACTGATAACCGTTATGGAATTCCGGTGGGTATTGCCAATAGTCCTATCGGGGCGGGTTATATTAAAGGATATCCTACCACTTACCTGTTTGTGTATCGTTTTGCAGGGTTGGATAATAAAGGGCAGAGCGTGGTATATGATCAAAAGAACAATAAAGTAACTTCTGCACAAAGTCTTACCGATATCAACGATCTCAAATATGCAGGAACTACTACACCTAAGTATTTTGGTAGTATTAATCAAAACTTACGTGTAGGCAATTTTACGCTGGGGGCGCAGTTAACTTACCGCCTGGGATATGTGTTTTTGAAAAACTCGGTTCCATTATATGTAAGCCGCTCTACGGTGGCGTATAGCCTGAATGGCGATATTGCCAAAAGATGGAAACAGGCGGGAGATGAAGCTTTTACCAATGTACCGGGCTTAGGTGGCATCACTTATACCAGCTATCTGCGTTATACTTATTCTGATCTGAACGTGCTTCCCGGCGGTTATATACGCCTGCAACAGGTGTCGCTGGGGTATAACCTGCCTGATAACCTGTTTAAAAAACTGGGTATGAAAAACGTGAATGTACAAGGTGTGGTGCGCAACCTGGGCCTTATATGGCGTAAGAACAAGGAAGGTATAGATCCTGACTTCCAGGTTGGTTCAACAGGTACTGGTTTACGCCTGGCGCCTACACCATTGTATTCTTTTTCTATTAATGCAAACTTTTAA
- a CDS encoding RagB/SusD family nutrient uptake outer membrane protein, whose translation MKKVSLSIYIITALLAAGCQKYVDIRTKGQLIPSETENYRYIMNQASTLNFGDGYNDLASDDVDFVDLAQQQSLANYTPYNNYYTWAEKMYDASSQDYNWNGMYTIVYNCNTVLEGVMGSNNGTSTEKNQIYGEALVHRADAYLTLVKAYGKAYDSATAATDLGVPLLLKAATESGEPRASVQAVYSRIVEDLKQAAPLLSRTTQLNTFPTRAAAFALLARVSLDMGNYTDAITYADSTLAIKNAVLDMNTLNGNIPRATDNPEVILTKFANASMAYAPAILRLSDEMANLLGTADLRYQVYTGDANAYADPSYTGRMYLVDYFSSYPQARNCGVTVPEVMLIKAECVARKGQASPAMDLVNALRVKRFAAADYVAETAANADEALRKVLDERRRELFCRGFRWNDLKRLNKEARFAKTITRNFNGVTYTLAPGSNRYVFPIADYYFSFNTNLVQNPR comes from the coding sequence ATGAAAAAAGTATCTCTTTCCATATATATCATCACGGCTTTACTGGCTGCCGGTTGTCAGAAGTATGTAGACATTCGCACGAAAGGGCAGCTGATTCCCAGTGAAACGGAGAATTACCGGTATATCATGAACCAGGCTTCTACGCTGAATTTTGGAGATGGTTACAATGATCTGGCATCAGATGATGTAGATTTTGTGGACCTTGCGCAACAGCAAAGCCTTGCTAATTATACGCCTTATAATAATTACTATACCTGGGCAGAAAAAATGTATGACGCCAGCTCGCAGGATTATAACTGGAATGGCATGTATACTATTGTGTATAACTGCAATACAGTGCTGGAAGGGGTGATGGGTAGTAATAACGGAACGAGTACAGAGAAAAATCAGATTTACGGCGAGGCCCTGGTTCACAGGGCTGACGCCTATCTGACGCTGGTAAAAGCATACGGTAAGGCTTATGATTCCGCTACTGCTGCTACTGATTTAGGAGTGCCTTTGCTATTGAAGGCAGCTACCGAATCGGGCGAACCGCGCGCTTCTGTTCAGGCGGTGTACAGTCGCATTGTGGAAGATTTAAAACAGGCGGCGCCCTTGCTGAGCAGAACCACACAGCTCAATACCTTTCCTACCCGTGCCGCGGCTTTTGCTTTGCTGGCCCGCGTTAGCCTGGATATGGGCAACTATACCGATGCCATTACTTATGCAGATAGCACGCTGGCCATTAAAAACGCGGTGCTGGATATGAATACGCTCAACGGAAACATACCGAGGGCTACAGATAATCCGGAAGTTATATTAACCAAGTTTGCGAACGCAAGCATGGCATATGCTCCGGCTATTTTACGGTTAAGTGATGAAATGGCCAACCTTTTGGGTACTGCCGATTTGCGCTACCAGGTATATACAGGTGATGCCAATGCTTACGCAGATCCTTCTTATACAGGCAGGATGTACCTGGTAGATTATTTCAGCAGCTATCCACAGGCGCGTAACTGTGGCGTTACGGTGCCGGAGGTGATGCTGATAAAAGCGGAATGTGTAGCGAGAAAAGGGCAGGCTTCACCTGCGATGGACCTGGTGAATGCGCTGCGTGTAAAACGTTTTGCTGCCGCGGATTATGTGGCTGAAACGGCTGCCAATGCCGATGAGGCTTTGCGTAAGGTGCTGGATGAGCGTAGAAGGGAACTGTTTTGCCGTGGTTTCAGATGGAATGATCTGAAACGTTTGAACAAAGAGGCGCGTTTTGCCAAAACCATTACCCGCAATTTTAATGGGGTTACATATACATTGGCTCCGGGTAGCAACCGCTATGTGTTTCCTATAGCAGATTACTACTTTAGTTTTAATACCAACCTGGTACAAAATCCAAGATAA